Below is a genomic region from Apteryx mantelli isolate bAptMan1 chromosome 22, bAptMan1.hap1, whole genome shotgun sequence.
TGATGCAATAAAGGAAAAGGTGAAAGTTGATTCTTGTTTTCCATCTTTAAGTCTGGAGGACTAAGTCTAAGGATTCTGCATGAGTTTTTTCCTTCCTATGTTTACTACACTGCTGCTACTGCTTTTCCCCCAAAGAAAATACCACTAAAGCATATGCAAATTGTTTAACTCTACAAGTAGCTAGAGCTGTAGGACAAAAGTAGATTCATTTGCTACTAATAAGCTAATAGATCCTTCAGGAAGGGTATACAGGTGATCAGTTGGATCACAGTCAACGTAGTGTTGAAAGGATACACAAGCGCTACTATTTGACAGCCAATCTGACTGGAAGAATCTCCTGTAATAAGGAATAACTAAGTCTTAGACCACTTTCTGAACCATAAATCAATATGGCGTTTGCTGGTAGAAGGACTGTGATCCAGTTTCTGATCCCTTGACTGTTACTAATGTGTGCTGACTGTAGGCAGTATAGCTACTAGCTGCTTCAGAAGAGACTCTTCCTCATTCAGGTGTCCAGTTCTTATGGTGCTAGTCTAATCCACATGGTGCTCTAGTTCACATAGTAACTTAAAACTTCAGCTATTAGACCAAGTCTGTGGTACTCTTCCCTGTAGCAAATTTCTTGTAGTTGTGCAAAAAAAGACTGCCTTCCAAGCTCTTCAGCTTCATTAAACTTCTCTTGctacttctttaaaaaataaagtggtAATGCTTATTGCTTTTCTGAGGCTACTCTGATACTTGCCTTTTGCTATGCAATTTTGACCTTCCTAAGGGCAATCTCTAAGGCTTCTGTCCATCTGTTTCTGTATAAATACCATCCCAATTCTTGTTAGAACAGAGATCAGCCCTAGTGTAAGTTTTCCATTAATGTGGTTGAGCAAAGGGCAAACAAACTGACACAGGGCTTCAAGATGGACTAAATGCAAACTGCCTCTTGGTGACAAGATGTCTGTAAATACACCACTGGAACTCAAGGCTAACCTGATTAAAATGCATAGTGTAAGGTCCTTCAGCAGCTAGTAAGTGAGGCAGTAAGAAAGCGTGTGTGTGAAAAAAGGTAATTGAACTGCAGTGTTTGCATAAACTACGCATGTGTAGCAGTCATTGCAATTACATCCCACTATTCCTTAAGCTATGAGGCATTGCTGTGGGCTGCGtgtggttttttggggggagccTGTATGGCAGTCATCTTCAGACCTCACTCTTGCTTCAGTACTTTTGCCTCTTTTTCATGCACACATAACACAATAACATTGAATGCAtgttactttttcctctgcagcttATTGCAGTCCCTGtggaaaagcctttaaaaaaatcttgctacAAGTGTGTAGGGTGCTGAACCTGGTGTAAGAACCATCCTGCAGACTGGTTACAGTAACAAGCTCAAGTTTGTAAATATTCATGTAGCTCTGAGGGGAGGCATCAAAACTGGGTCAGAAATGCCTCAAGTGTCCTGGGCTGGAGGCTTTCTAGGTGTGTGTAAACCAAATGCCTTTGCTTAGTAGCAAACTCTGCACATTCTCCTTGGATCTGCATCTCTAAACTTGTGCTTCAGTGTTCAGTGTGTTGTTGTTTGAGCTAAAGCGCAGTTCTCAGCACAGCGTCCAGAAATGAGTCTTTAAAGCACTGGCATACAGTCCTGTGGATTTTGACAGCAGCAAGCCAGATACTGGTATGAGGCAGCCCAAGGGCTCACCCTGGAAGCCCAGAGAATGAACGGACTCCTAAAGCTCAGGACTTGTGCCACTTCCTGGATTTATGCCTCTATTTGAGGTTACAAATTAACAGGTGTATGGAACACAATCATTTAACTTGCAACTAAATGAAGGAAAGCTGTTAGCAAATATCTGCAGGCAGTGCTAATATAGCATAGTTAGGCTGAAAACTGTTCAACTCATGGAGGTTGGTATAGATGAATAAGTAATGCTGACCCTGTGTAAGTACAGGAAATCTGTCTTCAAACTTACTTTATAAAGGGCACAAACGACATCAAAGACTAATCTGGTTTGTGagttgtttttctgtcttacaaAGTAATTGGCATGATTGTCTCTGACTTTATATTAAATCTTATCTCCCAGGTAAAATATCAATACCTAATTTTTGTGATTTAGTTTCAGGGCTGGTCTCAGACTGTAAAAATGCTGAGTTTCCATGGATCTGTTTTAGTGGCGATGCTACACTACAGAACAAgtttcttctcttgcctttctgtaGGGGTGGGCTAACAAGTAAAATTGCATTTGCTGTGCAGCAGAGTGAAGATGGTTAGTCTTGTCCTGTTACTGTGTATTAGACTTAAGCTGAGTTTTTGTGGGTTTAGGCTGACTGCCACACAGTTCTAgagtggggggagagaaaaaagcaagtCTTATACACATGCATTCTCTGCATTTGAACTTAAATTGCATGAGTGAATGGGTTTGGAAAGTGAAATCTTGAGGCTCAAGTGACATGTCGGATGCTATTGCAGTCTGCTGTGTACAAATACCAACTTCAGATTACTCTGCCTCAGTATTCTATTCAAGGAAACTTCTCCAGGTCTGGACATTATCTTGGGAATTGCTCCAAAACCAAAGGCCTCCAACTGACATTGGGTTGAAATTTGAGTTCATGTCTTAAAACTGTTGGTTTGAAGCAGTTGGAGCACCAGTGATTCTGTTGAACTGATGAGCTTACTGGTGTCAAAGTAGCTCTAGTCCAGTATGGGATCTTCAAAAAACTTCAGCCTGGAGTGAGCTTTCAAAGATGTTCCACAAATCCCTCAGTTAGGGATTTCTTCTCAGGAAATGGACAGTCTTGACTGCACCAGTATCAACATTGCTACTTGAATTGATCTTAACTTGTAAATGGTCTCCTTTTTCTTTATGGGTGTTAACATACCACTAAGGCTTTTCCACTTCTCTGCCATGAATAAGTATCTTTTTTTAGAAGAGTTGTCTTAACTGTTGATCTTGCTTCCAGGTGGATAAACTGGATGCATCAGAGTCtttgagaaaggaagaggagcaagctACAGAAACACAACCTATTGTTTATGGTAATATCTTAGTTCACGTGTTGTCAGAAACACATTTAGCTTGTATGGAGAAGTGTTGGTTTACATGTTTTTGCCCAAGAAAGTCCCCTGGGAATGGTAGCTATCCTTCTTATGAAATCAAGTCTTAAGGGAACGTATTGTAAAATACTAAGTAAAGCGCAGCTCTGATCCTTCTGCTAAGGTTGGATAGGGACTACAGGCTTTAAGACTGCCCTAGCACACTAAGGAAAACCCTTCTAAAGGAAAGGAGATACAGTAGCTGTACCATTTCAGTCTTACTAGAAGTGTATATTTGGATCTTGTTCCATATACATTATTTCCATCCTGGGTGTTTCCTTCATATTCagcttatttttctcttaattctAGTAAGAATTACAAATATGACTTGCGTCCAGTGGTAAAGAAGTCTACAGTGTACAGGTGGCATCTGTTTAGTCAACACACCCCAAAAACAGTGCAATAATTGTGGAGTTCGTCCATAAAGCTGTTGGGTGTGATGATTTTGAGGTTTGTCTCTGAATATTCTGATAAGTAATCACATCTACACTGTCTCCAAAGCAGAAGTCTCATAGCTGACAGCTGTCTTTATGTGGACTTAATATAGTTAATATGCTTGAATTGCAATTATAAGGCTGAAAAATCTAGTCTGGATACCATGTCTTGACTTAATGTGCTATGCAAACTATTTGGACTGTTTTATTGAGGTGTCTTGAATAGCTGAAAATTGGGTATTTGCCAAGGACTTAATTTTCCAGAATGAACTATTCCATTGTAGCAAATGTGGCTTATGAGAATGCTTTAGAATGCGTTTCTGTGCTTTAGGGCTGAAGTCAATCTGCATAAGGCACACTGTAACACAGGACTCCAGCCTTAAACCATGCTGAGTCACTAACCTAATTGGAATAGGAAATGCTAATCAAGAAACAAACCGATTCTGGGACCGAGCAAGCCCAATGCCTGAGGAAAAGGaagcttttcccttctttctcctccccaaTATTCTAAGAAACTAAACTACTTGCCCATAGTTTCAAGAATCTGTCGGTGTCCGTATACTTCATAGCATACTATCTGAAGCCATACATTCTGCTTTTGAGGTCTTACCTTCTGGGAAATGCTCATTCTGGCTGCTGAGGACCCTAAGCCAGGTCAGAAGGGAGTAACTGTTGAATGTACAACTGCCTATAGAGAAGCTGTAAGAATTCTGCTGACTGAATTCTTGGTACCTAAGAATAAAGATGGAACTGTTGTGTCTTCCAGGTCAGCCACAACTAATGTTGACAGCAGGACCCAGTGTTGCAGTTCCTCCACAAGCACCTTTTGGCTATGGCTACACTGCACCTCCCTATGGGCAACCTCAGCCTGGCTTTGGGTACAGCATGTAAGGTGCAGTGCAAGTCAGTCTGGAGCTAGCATATTTTCTTACTGAAACTCCACCGTCCCTCCCCGCTTTAACTCATAACAGGGAAAAGCAAGAGTTCTGCCTCGTGTTCTTGTAACCTTTATTTCatgaaggactgttttttctAGCGCAAACTATTTGAATCACTTATGTTAAATCTTTTTCACATTCCATGTCATTTAGACTTTACGTTAAAAGGGGAATAGTTTAAACAACTTTGTTCAAGTGGGCTTTTGCAGGACTGCTTATTACCATTAAGTCTATTGTGAAGATTCTGATTTGCACTCTATAGTGTTAAACTCTAATATTGAATCTTAAGTTCATTGTATGTGAGCAGCTTACAGTATGTACTGTCTATTCTAAATGCATTTAAGTCTCACTGTATATTCGGAGAAAGCTAAAGCGAAGATACTTGTATTTGACCTCGCAAGACCGCTGACAAGAGACAACACTAATCAGCATATCCTTCCCTGGTTGGATTGCATAgctctaaaaattaaaaatgcgTACAGACAACCTTGCCTGACTTCAAATGAGTAAAGTTTTTTCCTTAACCTATGCAGGTTTCTCCAGTTATGCATATAGAAAATGCTAGTGTCTTTTTGCTCACTCCATATGTAACAGATGACCTTATGTTGTGCTGTATCCTGTGCTTTTGTGGGACATTCCATTCAGGAACAGAGCACCATGATTCCAATCTGTGTATTTACTAACCCTGCCCTGAGGTTTGTGTATGTTGGATATTGTGGTGTTTTAGATCACTGTTTTGAGTGTACAGAAGAGAGAATTCAAGCATATTGCTGTTCAGTTTTGTTTGTGCAATTTGAAATTacgcaatttaaaaataaattactggaCTGTGGACATGCTGCATAGTGGTAGCTTCACTTTACTGTCTTCAAAAAGGACCTTCCAACTCAAACCAAGTATTACAGTGCTGGTAGTATGAGACATCCAAGTGCATATATTCAAGGGGATGAGGGGCCATTAGAACAGCAGAAATGGAGAAACCAGGAGAGGTGTCTTGCACTGAGGGGACAATTCAAGGAAAATATGTGATGCTTTTTCTATAGAAAGATTAtgccagacagaaaaaaaaatagcacttttCAATAGTTGGCTGCCTTGTGGTCAACTACAGCATCTATGACCAGATGATAAATTAGGATTGTAGTAGGGTGTGTCAGTTAAATTGAGATCATGTTCTAGGTGTGTAAGTTGCCTTAAATATATTTAGCTTCaaataaaaatgacttaaatGTTTGTCTATGAATACTGTCATATTTGAGTGTAACAAATATTACAGGACTGTCCATAATGGTTACAGAGGCTTTCTTAACCAGGAGCCATCTTCAATGACAGGTTCCAGCTTTGCAGCTGAATCCCCTTTCTGCTTGCTCACGGGGGCTCCACACTTGTATTATGTGATCCTGGCAGTGGAGCACTGCAGCAGTTCAATGTGTAATGGTGGCTGTAGGCATCTAGCTGGGGCCTAACCTGCCACAGGTCTATCTAAGGTTGCTTTTCCAAAATGAGCTGTAGTACCTAGAACTGGAGTAGGAAGCGCCAAATGTTCTCTGAGGCTGTGGACTCAGACCTTCCTATAGCTGACAGGGAAGAGGGCTAGGTGTGATCTTAACTGATCAAGATCTTTGCAGATGGTGGCCCTCCTTGAGGAAGGCAGATGGCTGCTGACCTGTGGCAGGCGTGTCAAGAGCTATTTTTCTTTCCACTCTAAACAGAGGCCAAACCACCATGCCCTTCTACCTGGGCTAAGCTGACTGCAGGATACTAATGCTACTCCCCCCTCCCTTAATCTCCATGGAGACTCTGGTCACTAATTCAATTACACTGATCAAACGTTTAACTTGCAATCTCATTTTTTGCAGGAGTGAGCTAGAGCAAGAGCCTGCAGGGAGTAGTGTCAGTCTTCATAAGATCTTGAGTCTGAATAAAAGGTGCAATGTAAAAATTCCCTCTCTACTCTTTGTGTGTAGAACAGTTGCATTTCAACACACACCCCCTACCTCCAGTATTCAGTCTGGGTCCGTACATTTGGCTGACAAAGCTTTAAGGCAATTCTTAGTACACAGTTGTGTTCCCATGAACTGTGTTGTAAGAGAGGACAAAAGGAAGACTTGGCTGAGAGGCTGTAAAACAAGTGACTACAATAGCAGaattcttttaaatttctttaaaaattttttttgttgttgttacaaaACTATATTAGCAATAGGAACACAGGTGCAACTTGCCTCTTACAGTAGCAGAGCTAAAATGGAGCTGCAAGAGTAGCATCTACCCATCAGAAAATAAGCCCGTAAACAGCCCTGACGGTGTACATCAGGGTGAGCTGAACTCTGTCCAGTAACTTCTATGTTTGAGTGTTTCTTTGAACCCCAAAGGACCAAAGTAGAACAGGATGCAGGTTGGTTCCTACATGACAAGCTGTTCATATGTATGGGTAACTCCCTATACCATTATCTAAATGGTAATATGGACCTGCTTGCAAACTTCTGCAAATACAGTAGCTACATGAGCGCATCCAGAAGGGGGCATGGCTTACTCCTTCCCTCAAGAATTATTTACTGGTTCTTAACCACAGGCTATAACTCTAGTTAAACTTGTTCAGTCTCATGCTGGTTACATGCTATTGCATCAGTTACCATATTAGCAACTGTTTGTGTAGGTAGTAAGTTAGCTCCATCTATCCCCATTTGTACAGCACAATTCTTAACTGCTTTAGCAGCTAACCTTTTTTGGGTTAAAGAATGCATCTCTTCAAAAAAATCCTCATGCAAGGCAGAGGGAGAGCCTCTCATTATTAGCTCATTAGGGAGAAAGTCACTTACACTCCCCTAATATTTCTATTCAGCCAGTAAACCAGACAGTGTAAGATCCCTAATCAATTACACAATACAAAAAAATCAGGTTCCTTCTTCGTACAGGTAGTAACATCCTGCAAGTTCTACTTTTCTCAACCTCAGGCCTAGCATTTTCTTTCCCACTTCAGAGAGCAATATAGAAGCTAGAGAAACCTATGAATGACATTAATATTAAACTTTGCAAACTTATATTTTACAACAAGTGGTTTTACTCAAAAGGCATACTTTATTTATACTGAgagcatctggaaaaaaaatgcaaacttggATTTTATTCTTTTGGTACTCATGTATACTGTTACATTCACATTTCTTTGGTCCCTAGTTTAGAAGAGTTTTAGATGACCAGAAACTTTATCTATTATATCAGCTGGTCCTGGTCCAATCCCAAGGACTGTCTGGGAGCCTGGCGCTATTTGAGTACGACCTGCATCTTGTATTAAACTCACAGTCAGTCCTAGCTGTTTAGCGTCAGCAAGGAGCTGGATGAGAGTCTCTTCATCAGGAGCCTTGAGCACCACCTTAGGTTGTCCGCAGTACTCCCACTGCTTAAGGAGTTCAGGATTTCTTCTTTGAACTTGCTTGTAGGCAGAAACAGCAGCATGGGAACACTGTGCGGCTACTTTACCCTTTCCCATCTTCAGATCGTTACGGACGATCAGCACCATCTTGAACTCCCCAGACTCTCCCATGATGTTAGCTTTGCTCCCCAGCTCATTTGGGGCCGCAGTCATTCTGGTTTTGGGCTGTTTTAGGAGTCTACCGCGAATGCCCCATCCCAGGCACACTCCACATGCAACTCCAGCAATGATACTGAGGAGATCGGGCTTGGAGAGATAATCCATAGTGATGGATTTTGGAgactgaaagggggaaaaaaagacaaagtttaTACTCTCTAGAGTTTTTCAACTTCTGAAAGTGAGATTCTGAGGTCTGAAGTTCTGAGAGTACCTGGTTATTTATAAACAGGCAAAAATTGTTAAAAAAGAACTATTCCAAATTCATGCATTGAGAAAGGATGCTCAGACACAGCTTTGGTGCATGAGGCCTTTTCCAGCTTTCACACTGACAGATTTAATTTCTACCCACAAAAATGCCGCTGGCGGTGATGCGTCATCCTACCAGCAATGCTCCTACTTAGCAATTTCAAGtagaactaagaaaaaaaaaccccacgttTTACATGAAAGCGACACCCAGACTAGCGAGAGAAGcagtaaaacagatttttaaagtcaATGCCCCAAATCAGCGTTCGTGCCAGTgacgcaacccccccccccccacgccgtgCCCGGACCAGCGCGGGGGagcggcggtggcggggccgcccccccccaggccctgggGAGCCTCCGACACCCCCGGGAGCCCTGGGGAAGAGCCGATGCCCCCCCGACGCCCCCCCCAGGCCCTGGGGAGCCGCCGATGCCCCCCGACCCCCCCGGGGAGCCGCTAAGTCCCCCCGGGGCCTTGGGGAGCCGCCGAGGCCCCCCGACCTCCCCCCCCGAAGCCCCGGGGAGCCCCTGACACCCCCACCGGGGCCCCGGGACGCCGCCGAGCCCCCCCCGATCCCTCccgggccccggggagcccctGACTCCCCCCACCTGGGCTCGCGCCCCTCAGGCCGCTGCTGCCCCGCGAACGCCGGCACCGCCCGCCCTGCCCGGCATCCGTCGCCCGGCGATGACATCACGCAGTCACGTGTGCACAAGGAGCGGGAaagcgggagggggagggggggggaaacggCTTCAGTcaggcgcggccgcggcgggcggggcagGCGCGCGGGAAGTGACGCACGCCGGCAGGCGGGCTCGCCCCGCCCCCACTTCCGGGTTGGCCCGGGCCCAGCGGGAGCAGCCGGAGCGGAGCGCGGTGAGTGCAGCGCCGCGGGtcgggccgtgccgcgccgcgccgcgccgggcgacGCGGGGGCTTCCCGGGCGGGCGGTGAGGGGgtgccgcgcccgccgcccccttaGCGGGCCTCGCACCGGCTCCCCGCATCCCCGATCCCCAAAGCCCCTCAGGGCCGCCCGAGCCGGGGGTCACGtagcgcccccccctccccgtctcCATGgcgacgggccgggccgggccgggccggggctgcgtgTGGAGGGTtcccgggcggcggcggtggcggcgctggCGAGGTgcaggcgggcgcggggggctcggcggggccgtcGCTGCCTTGCTCCCGGTTCATCTCCCCACCACCACCGGAGCCTCGGTTTCCTCGGGGCGCTGCGAGTCAGATTGGGCAAAACCCTGGAAACCGCGTGCGAGGGAGGGAATTGCCCTGTTCCGGCCCGAGGGACCGTGACTGATGACACAGTGAGAAATTAATCCTCCTAGCAGCCACGGGTCAGGCGCCTGCGGCCGCCGCCTGCTTCTCCGCTAGAAACGTGTCCTGCTCTCCGCGCTGGGCTGCTGACTGCATCCTCTGCATCGCGCCTGCTGTCCTAATGACCAGCTGCCTGTGGCTCGTCCTGCGGGCTTGGGTGGTTAGGCCCAAATCCGTGAAGATGCTAAGTGTCTTGTTTCTGTCGATTGAAGTTAAACGTCTCAGTTCGTTTATGTATCTTGATCTTAATTTTCTCGGCAGTGTCATTTAGTGATTACAGAAGGTAATAAAGCAATAAGACTCCTGTCTTGTTCCAGTTTTGCTGCTTGGATATTTGATAAGTCATTTAGGTCAGTTAAGGGAAGGGATAAGAAATTGTTTGACAGTGGCAGTTTACCTATAAAGTACTGTGAATGCAGGTTATCTGTTTCGAAGTGCGCAAGTAAAACTTCGGGGTTCTCTCCTGTCCTTGTTTTCTCTCCTATATGCGACGATGCTTACCAACAAGCGGGTATCCTGGTTTAGTTACCATTAATAATATGGGTTGCGCACTTTGAGGTGGAGGGGGGTGTGATATTACTCTTTTATACCTTGAAGCATAGTAATTTTGTTTGAGCTGTGGCTTTTGGCCCTGTTTTACTGTTAGGACTTCTGCTCACCTGAGGTTGTTTAACTCCACTTCTTGCCAAATAGACCTACTGGGGTTCTCCCACTATGTGCCATCTTATTTTCTGATAGCATAGGAAATATAAGCTCTTTTTAATTTACCCTTTTAAAAGGGCTACATAACGTCACTCCTCTTTCTTTCAATGCATTGTTTCTGCAGCATGAGATGGACTCTTCTGCTCCTTACTAGTCATAAGTGACAGTTGCTAGGATTGTTTCATCTCATGTTTTTAGATGAGCTTGAAAAAACATGTTTCTAGTTGTGCAATGGGAGATGAGCACCACTTACTAATCTGAGCTAAGCTTCTTGTCCTAGTTAGCAGCTGAAGTCAATAGTACTTGTAATTTTTGTGGGAAAGGATAGGAGGGACTTTCTAGCTTTTAAGTGTGAGGCAGCAATGAGAAAGGTGAGTATACTGAAGCAAGCATTGGCTTCTAAGTTGAAATGACTGCACTATTTCCACTTTAAAGCTTTTCTATTTCTTGTGGTTGTGGGATGTATCTTTTGAATCTGTCATAACTATTTCTAATTGCATCTTGTGAATGCCTCTCGCTAGAATGTTCTGTGTAATTAATGCATATTTAGAGATCTGCTCTCATTTCTTAATGAGTATCGGGGGAAAAATGTGTTGTGTCAGCtgctttttttaacaaatatattGGTGTGTGGTGGAACCTTAGTGTCCTGTTCCTAATCAACGGAtgtgttttgggttgttttcgACTTCAGAATAGACAGCATTAGTGGGGAGCACTGCCATTTGATTTTGTTTAAACCCTCGATAGCTTGGCTATTCTAGTCTATCACTAATGGTTCATAGGTTTCTTCTTTAGCCACCAGGAATGTAAGCgcactttttcttctcatttgggAGTCAAGGATTTTGAATTGGCCTCTTGTTCTCATCTGGACAGACTTCTGGTGTGTAGTAGGACTAGGCCAGTCTTTTTCTGGTATGATTATGACAAGAAACAAATTATTATCTGGAAGTTAGAACTTTAGCTTCTGGTACCTGTGGAGAAGTG
It encodes:
- the PTRH2 gene encoding peptidyl-tRNA hydrolase 2, mitochondrial produces the protein MDYLSKPDLLSIIAGVACGVCLGWGIRGRLLKQPKTRMTAAPNELGSKANIMGESGEFKMVLIVRNDLKMGKGKVAAQCSHAAVSAYKQVQRRNPELLKQWEYCGQPKVVLKAPDEETLIQLLADAKQLGLTVSLIQDAGRTQIAPGSQTVLGIGPGPADIIDKVSGHLKLF